CGAGGATGAAGCCGATATGCGAGAAGTGAAATACGACGAGAGCGCCGGGCGGATATTCGTGATCGGCGTGTTCGCCCCTGCTTTTGATTATCCGGTCGTGTTCGCCTCCCCAGGCAGAATACGCGAATGCGAGCGCCGGATACTTGATCCCCTGGAATGGATTCGCGACGCCCAACTCCTTGGCCGCCTGTGCAATGCAGAAGTAGACGAACGCGGCGCACCAGGGTGCGGGCTTGCTTATGCCCGCGGATTCCAAAAACAATTTGACCTGCGGTCCCCAGTTCGAATTGGGCGGCTGCTCAACCACTGACTTGTTACGCCCCGCGACTTCGAGCGCCATTTCCATGAGAGTCATTCAAACCACCTCCATAATCGGAATATCCAAGGCCGTCGGCGATAGGCTATAAACGCGAAAGTCCGGGCGCTTCGCTTGCATCGTCCGGATCATCGCATCAACGATCGGCACGTGCATCCAGGGGCCGCCCGGCCGGTAAAGGTTGGCCGAACCGTCGTAGTAGCCGTTCCCCTTCATGTCTATTCCTACACATACAACCGCCCGACAGCCTTTGTGGAATGCCAGCTGTAAAGCGCAACCGAAGATCGTCGCCCCGCCGCTTGTCAAGGGGTTTTTGAAGTTTGGGGAAAAATCTTTTCCAGGTGCTATACTGGCCTTGGTTTGGGGATAGGCAAACGTATAAAGGAGCGGCGTCAATCCCTTGGCATGCGCCAGGAGGATCTGGCCGAAATCCTGGGATTGGCACCGCAAACAATTAGCGCTTGGGAGTCAGGCAGATCCGAGCCAATGTCGGATAAGATAGATGCGATTTCAGCCGCCTTGAAGGTTGAGCGCTCTTATCTTGAGCCTATTGCTGAATCGCTTCGCTCAGAAGTTTTAGACTCAATCGCGGAGCTTCGGGGCTTGGTGGAGAAAATGCAGTCCGGAAAGCCCGCTCGTCCGGAAGTGCCCCTTTATGCTTCGGTTGGCGCAACCACAGCCCCCGGCGAATCCAACGGCACGGCGGAACCTTTAGAGCGCTTGCCTGTCGGATATGATATTCTCGACTTGGATCCGGACGCGTTCGCGGTTCGCGTTTCAGGTGACTCTATGGCCCCAGAGATTGTCGAAGGGGATGTTTTGTTGTGTTCGCCCGCCGCGCCGGTAAAGACGGGCGATGTTGTTGTGGCGACCACGCCGGATGGCGACCTGGTGAAGCGGGTTAAGAAGCGGGTTCAGGGAATTGAGCTTCAGAGCGCCAATGTCAAATACCCGCCGATTCGCCTTTGGGAAAACCACGGCGTGAAGATCGTCAAAGCGATCAGGCTGTGCCGGGAGTTGTAGGCCTGGAGAAATCCAAGGAGGTATGAAATGAAGATATTAACTGCCTTGTCGTCGGTCTTGCTTATCGCGCTCGCAGGTTGTGGCGGGGGTTTTTCGAGTCCCCTTGCCAGCCTGCCTGGCCCCAACTCAAATCCGGTTCTGGGAGCTTGGCAATTGACTGCTGAGCCAGACGCAAATTCCGCAAGATGGCCTCTCTCGGGAATCGTAGAAATAAGAAGGAACTCCCAAAATGGCGATTTATATCTGGTGGCGCCGGCTAACATCGCTGCAATCGTGGGTCTCAATCCTGGTTGGTGGCTTCGGCCGGACGAATCCAAAACAACACCGGAGGTAATTGCATACCACTGTATAAATCGCATTAGTAACAAGGGCGGTGAAACTGCCTATATTGATTATGACACGGCTGTCGTAAAATATGGTTCTTCCGGCACCACATTCGAATTCACATCGGCAACAAATATGAGCGGTACGGAACCGGATCCTCCTGTCTTTGAAACCGCGGTTTATTACGCAACTAAGCTGTAGTCTGTTTCGGGGAAAGAAATGCTCCTTTTTTCCCTCTTCGTTATTTTTCTTCTACTCTACGGACTAACCGCATTGTATTCTAAGCCGGACAATACTGAACGATCTAGCAAAGGCGGACAACTTAGGACGATGCGGGCCCGCGGCGATATTGATCCTGACAATTGGGGTGATGGTTCAACAGGCATTTTCAGCTTCGAGCCCATTGGATTTTGCGGCAATTACAAGAAGTCGCCGAATGGCCTTTATATGTTCGCCTGGTCGGATATGGACGACAAGATCTGCTTGGTTACTTGGAGCACCCCGAAAGGTAATCCCAGACTGCTTTGGCATAAACGCCAGAAAGCGCCTTGGTGGGGTGACGTTGCCGACAACGGCATTTCGGTATGCGACGCTCATAATCTCGAAAGGCTGACATCTCGCTTAGTGGTCCGCGGTCCTGCAGGCGATTCCTTGGCCGAATTCAAACTACTTGCACTTTTATATGAACCTAATTGTGCTCTTTCGGCTGATGGGCAATACCTCGTCGCTGTCACCAATTCCAACAATCGCGAGGACTGCAAAGACGACAACCAGCTAGTGCTATACGATATTCCAAATCGCCGCAAGCTGTGGCATCGCGATCGTGATTTCTTTGACGGAGTGAAATCGATTGAGTTCACGCGAACTGAATTGATTTACCATTTGGAGGACGGCCAGCGATTTGCCTACAATCTTTTTACAGGAGAATGCCGTGCCCCTGACGAAATGCC
This region of bacterium genomic DNA includes:
- a CDS encoding LexA family transcriptional regulator, coding for MRQEDLAEILGLAPQTISAWESGRSEPMSDKIDAISAALKVERSYLEPIAESLRSEVLDSIAELRGLVEKMQSGKPARPEVPLYASVGATTAPGESNGTAEPLERLPVGYDILDLDPDAFAVRVSGDSMAPEIVEGDVLLCSPAAPVKTGDVVVATTPDGDLVKRVKKRVQGIELQSANVKYPPIRLWENHGVKIVKAIRLCREL
- a CDS encoding CHAP domain-containing protein → MTLMEMALEVAGRNKSVVEQPPNSNWGPQVKLFLESAGISKPAPWCAAFVYFCIAQAAKELGVANPFQGIKYPALAFAYSAWGGEHDRIIKSRGEHADHEYPPGALVVFHFSHIGFILDTLGGGKVRTIEGNTNGAGSRDGGAVLVKDRKLHINDVVLTYGERQPVRITWELARPILQAGYEHLFGKLRPEERDGNVQLKYWNELVRREKERFDV